From Microbacterium invictum, the proteins below share one genomic window:
- a CDS encoding DUF6458 family protein has product MGIGTGIVLFVIGAILVFAVNVEVEWVNLDMVGYILMGAGVVVFLIAIILMVRRRTTQSVTHTTDPAVGERVTRTETSTPDDPRV; this is encoded by the coding sequence ATGGGCATCGGAACCGGAATCGTCCTGTTCGTCATCGGAGCCATCCTGGTCTTCGCCGTCAACGTGGAAGTGGAGTGGGTGAACCTCGACATGGTCGGGTACATCCTCATGGGCGCGGGCGTCGTCGTGTTCCTGATCGCGATCATCCTGATGGTGCGCCGCCGCACGACGCAATCGGTCACCCACACGACCGACCCGGCAGTCGGCGAGCGCGTGACGCGGACCGAGACGAGCACGCCCGACGATCCGCGCGTGTGA
- a CDS encoding SGNH/GDSL hydrolase family protein, whose amino-acid sequence MASVRFVAIGDSFTEGVGDVLPDGTVRGWADLVAEGWARSRGEAIEYANFAIRGKLVWPIVAQQLEPALALKPTHLSFNGGGNDMLRPRTSIAHITDAFAQVLRRCDEEGVTLVLLSGANPSAQLPLSPLIQRRGDLMSAAVVEMLADRPDVIRALNWPDHELSDPSYWSEDRLHMNARGHHRVAARVLDALGEQVPAGWWSLPPLSAAERLGRQQYFREHLAPWVKRRLTGTSSGDNREPKHPVWLEVAPA is encoded by the coding sequence GTGGCATCCGTTCGATTCGTCGCCATCGGCGACTCTTTCACCGAAGGCGTCGGCGACGTGCTCCCCGACGGCACCGTGCGCGGCTGGGCCGATCTGGTCGCCGAAGGCTGGGCGCGCTCCCGAGGCGAGGCGATCGAGTACGCGAACTTCGCGATCCGCGGGAAGCTCGTGTGGCCGATCGTCGCACAGCAGCTCGAGCCGGCGCTCGCGCTGAAGCCGACGCACCTTTCCTTCAACGGCGGCGGCAACGACATGCTGCGCCCGCGCACGTCGATCGCGCACATCACCGACGCGTTCGCGCAGGTGCTGCGGCGCTGCGACGAGGAAGGCGTCACGCTCGTGCTGCTGTCGGGCGCCAACCCGAGCGCTCAGCTGCCGCTGAGCCCGCTCATCCAGCGACGCGGCGACCTGATGTCGGCCGCGGTGGTTGAGATGCTCGCCGACCGGCCCGACGTCATCCGCGCGCTGAACTGGCCCGACCACGAGCTGTCGGACCCCTCGTACTGGTCCGAAGACCGGCTGCACATGAACGCGCGGGGTCACCACCGCGTCGCGGCGCGCGTGCTGGATGCGCTCGGCGAGCAGGTGCCCGCCGGCTGGTGGTCGCTGCCGCCGCTGTCGGCGGCCGAGCGGCTCGGCCGGCAGCAGTACTTCCGCGAGCACCTCGCGCCGTGGGTCAAGCGCCGGCTGACCGGCACCTCATCCGGCGACAACCGCGAGCCGAAGCATCCCGTATGGCTCGAGGTCGCACCCGCCTGA